The following are from one region of the Geoalkalibacter subterraneus genome:
- a CDS encoding ABC transporter ATP-binding protein — MASHKNGEGNHDHAPSLMEKLLHGFPGSVFERESASCECIPDYGEPSGVEIRIVDLNKSFGETHVLKDINLEIKPGETFSIIGPSGTGKSVLLKHIVKLEKPDSGTIYIDGHDIFEPKEKNTPREYRYSMVFQTSALFNSLSVGENVGLWLREKRVCTEARIRRIIGEKLRLVGLEGKENMMTSELSGGMKKRVAIARSLAMNPDLILYDEPTAELDPITSDELARVIMSLKKEVNLTTVIVSHDLNFAFHLSDRVAMINEGRIIEVGTPSEIRKSDNPAIKKFLYTTTKGIAGD; from the coding sequence ATGGCATCACATAAAAATGGAGAGGGAAACCACGACCACGCCCCGTCCCTGATGGAAAAACTGCTGCATGGTTTTCCCGGCTCGGTTTTCGAAAGGGAGAGTGCAAGTTGTGAGTGCATTCCAGACTACGGCGAACCGAGCGGGGTAGAGATACGCATCGTCGATCTCAACAAGTCTTTTGGCGAGACGCATGTTCTCAAGGACATTAACCTGGAGATCAAGCCGGGCGAAACCTTCTCTATCATCGGCCCTTCCGGGACGGGGAAAAGCGTGCTGCTCAAGCACATCGTCAAGCTGGAAAAACCCGACAGCGGCACCATCTATATCGACGGTCACGATATCTTCGAACCGAAAGAGAAGAACACGCCGCGAGAATACCGCTACAGCATGGTCTTTCAGACCTCGGCCCTGTTCAACTCCCTGTCGGTGGGGGAAAATGTCGGCCTGTGGCTGCGCGAGAAACGCGTCTGCACCGAGGCCCGCATCCGGCGCATCATTGGAGAAAAACTGCGACTGGTCGGGCTTGAAGGCAAAGAAAATATGATGACTTCCGAACTCTCGGGAGGCATGAAAAAGCGGGTGGCCATCGCCCGTTCCCTAGCCATGAACCCTGACCTGATTCTCTATGATGAGCCCACCGCCGAGCTCGACCCGATTACATCGGATGAGCTGGCGCGGGTGATCATGAGCCTGAAGAAAGAGGTCAACCTGACGACGGTGATCGTCAGCCACGACTTGAATTTTGCGTTTCATCTCTCCGATCGCGTGGCGATGATCAATGAAGGCCGCATTATCGAGGTTGGAACACCTTCCGAGATCAGGAAGAGCGATAATCCTGCAATCAAGAAGTTTCTCTACACCACCACGAAAGGTATCGCGGGGGATTGA
- a CDS encoding acetoin utilization protein AcuC, translated as MGRSRAFIYSSRFGDFSYGTQHPFKLLRYRLTYELIEELGLLDNPATEVVECPVATEEEVARFHRADYLDVLREFNQDETPRANFFYGLGDVENPVFPGFYDWALLGTGGTLEAARRVADGRNRIAFNMAGGWHHAHVARASGFSFLNDAVVAICHLLDRGLRVAYVDLDAHHGDGVQEAFYRDSRVLTVSMHETGDDFFPHTGYVHEMGEGDGKGFSLNVPFYRHADDRLFRRAFDAVVAPVIEKFAPDILVTQLGVDTLRTDPLARLEMTTASLEYCARWFRDSGLRWVALGGGGYNKVNVARGWALIWGAILGIELPDFLPPRFVQTISSLGFSDQRLRDLPHHPLDDDYRRAEEALEERLEFLRRNFFPLHGIVR; from the coding sequence ATGGGCAGATCGCGCGCATTTATCTACTCAAGTCGATTCGGCGACTTTTCCTACGGGACGCAGCATCCGTTCAAGCTGCTGCGGTATCGCCTGACTTATGAGCTGATCGAGGAGCTGGGGCTGTTGGACAACCCGGCGACCGAGGTGGTCGAGTGCCCGGTTGCGACTGAAGAAGAGGTCGCGCGGTTTCATCGTGCCGATTATCTTGATGTTCTTCGGGAATTCAATCAGGATGAAACCCCGAGGGCCAATTTTTTCTATGGCCTCGGCGATGTGGAAAATCCTGTCTTCCCCGGCTTTTATGATTGGGCCCTGCTCGGCACCGGTGGCACGCTGGAGGCGGCGCGTCGGGTGGCGGACGGGCGCAACAGGATCGCGTTCAACATGGCCGGCGGGTGGCATCATGCCCATGTCGCCCGTGCCTCCGGCTTCAGCTTTCTCAACGATGCGGTGGTGGCGATCTGCCATCTGCTCGATCGCGGGTTGCGCGTGGCCTATGTGGATCTGGACGCGCACCATGGCGACGGGGTTCAGGAAGCCTTTTACAGAGATTCGCGGGTTCTGACCGTTTCGATGCATGAAACGGGGGATGATTTTTTCCCTCATACCGGGTATGTTCACGAAATGGGGGAAGGCGATGGGAAGGGGTTCTCCCTGAACGTTCCCTTTTACCGTCACGCGGATGACCGGTTGTTCCGCCGCGCGTTTGATGCGGTTGTGGCGCCGGTGATCGAAAAGTTCGCGCCTGATATTCTGGTGACCCAGCTCGGCGTCGATACGTTGCGCACCGATCCGCTGGCGCGGCTGGAAATGACCACTGCCAGCCTGGAGTATTGTGCGCGCTGGTTTCGCGACAGCGGCCTGCGGTGGGTGGCGCTGGGCGGCGGCGGTTACAACAAGGTCAATGTCGCGCGCGGCTGGGCGCTGATCTGGGGGGCGATTCTGGGGATCGAGCTGCCGGATTTTCTGCCGCCGCGCTTTGTCCAGACGATCTCCTCTCTTGGTTTTTCGGATCAGCGGTTGCGGGATCTGCCTCACCATCCCCTGGATGACGATTATCGCAGGGCGGAGGAGGCCCTGGAGGAGAGGCTTGAGTTTCTGCGCCGCAATTTTTTCCCTCTGCATGGGATTGTGCGATGA
- a CDS encoding MlaE family ABC transporter permease, with product MGRMLEKIGGTILSLSQATGEMLKLLWQTIFYFKEAPRNLPAIFKQMSDIGIDTLPIAALLAFFVGMVLALQTGTQLALYGTQNVIGAIVGLSMVKELGPVMTSMLVAGRVGSSMAAEIGAMKVYEEIDALKTLEINPVRYLAMPRMIACLLAVPAITVFSIIIGILGGGLISSVTPVINVPFSVYFDNMVQTLSYIEIFKGLLKAFVFGGIIAHVGCYVGFQTTGGARGIGRATTRAVVMAFLLIMVADYFLTRITL from the coding sequence ATTGGGCGAATGCTTGAAAAAATCGGGGGAACGATTCTCTCTCTGTCCCAGGCGACCGGAGAGATGCTCAAACTGCTGTGGCAGACGATCTTCTATTTCAAGGAGGCGCCGCGCAATCTGCCAGCGATCTTCAAGCAGATGAGCGATATCGGTATCGACACGCTGCCGATTGCGGCGCTGCTGGCGTTCTTCGTGGGGATGGTTCTGGCGCTGCAGACCGGGACTCAGCTTGCCCTTTACGGTACGCAGAACGTGATCGGCGCCATTGTCGGCCTCTCCATGGTCAAGGAGCTGGGGCCGGTCATGACCAGCATGCTGGTGGCGGGGCGGGTCGGCTCGTCCATGGCGGCGGAAATCGGGGCGATGAAGGTGTACGAGGAGATCGATGCCCTCAAGACCCTGGAAATCAACCCGGTGCGTTACCTGGCGATGCCGCGCATGATCGCCTGTTTGCTGGCGGTACCGGCCATCACCGTCTTTTCCATTATCATCGGTATCCTGGGCGGGGGGTTGATCAGCTCGGTCACGCCCGTAATCAACGTGCCTTTCAGCGTGTATTTTGATAACATGGTTCAGACGTTAAGCTATATTGAGATTTTCAAGGGCCTGCTGAAAGCTTTTGTGTTCGGCGGCATCATCGCCCATGTCGGGTGTTATGTCGGCTTTCAGACCACCGGGGGCGCACGGGGCATCGGCCGCGCGACAACCCGCGCAGTCGTCATGGCTTTTTTGCTGATCATGGTGGCCGATTATTTTCTGACGCGCATTACTCTTTGA
- a CDS encoding integron integrase, with protein MSQPRLLDRVRDAIRTRHYSLRTEETYTAWVRRFILFHNKRHPQEMGADEVRQFLTYLAVRQNVAASTQNQALNALVFLYKQVLGTDLGDLGEVVRAKKPQKLPLVLTRDEVQRLLTGLTGTHWLMAGLLYGSGLRLLECLRLRVQDIDFGYGQITVRRGKGDKDRRTMLPQSLIEPLQRQIALVRQLHERDLADGYGRVYLPEALARKYPAAPAKLGWQYLFPSSKLSRDPRSGETRRHHLSESVLQNAVKQAVRSAGLNKPASCHTLRHSFATHLLEDGYDIRTVQELLGHQDVRTTMIYTHVLNKGGQGVRSPLDCT; from the coding sequence ATGAGCCAGCCACGTTTGCTGGATCGCGTCAGAGATGCGATCCGTACCCGCCATTACAGTCTGCGCACCGAAGAGACTTATACTGCCTGGGTGCGTCGCTTCATACTCTTTCACAACAAGCGCCATCCGCAGGAAATGGGAGCGGATGAGGTGCGCCAGTTTTTAACTTATCTGGCCGTGCGGCAGAATGTTGCCGCATCGACCCAGAATCAGGCGCTCAATGCCCTGGTTTTCCTTTATAAGCAGGTCCTGGGAACCGACCTGGGCGATCTCGGCGAAGTCGTGCGCGCCAAGAAACCCCAGAAACTGCCGCTGGTGCTGACCCGCGACGAGGTGCAGCGTCTGCTGACCGGCCTCACCGGCACCCACTGGCTCATGGCCGGGCTGCTTTATGGCTCTGGCCTGCGTCTTCTGGAATGTCTACGCCTGCGCGTGCAGGATATCGATTTCGGTTATGGGCAGATCACCGTGCGACGCGGCAAGGGCGACAAGGACCGGCGCACAATGCTTCCGCAGTCGCTCATTGAGCCTCTTCAACGTCAGATCGCCCTGGTGCGGCAATTACACGAACGCGACCTTGCCGATGGGTACGGGCGCGTCTATCTGCCAGAGGCCTTAGCGAGAAAATATCCGGCAGCCCCGGCAAAATTGGGCTGGCAGTACCTGTTTCCCTCATCAAAGCTTTCCCGCGATCCGCGCAGCGGTGAAACGCGTCGTCACCATCTGAGTGAAAGCGTCCTGCAAAATGCCGTCAAACAGGCCGTGCGCTCGGCGGGGCTCAATAAACCGGCCAGTTGTCACACACTGCGCCACAGCTTCGCCACTCACCTGCTGGAGGATGGCTACGACATCCGCACGGTGCAGGAGCTGCTGGGACATCAGGATGTGCGCACCACCATGATCTACACTCACGTACTCAACAAGGGCGGGCAGGGGGTTCGCAGTCCGCTTGATTGCACCTGA
- a CDS encoding HNH endonuclease, with protein sequence MATPTPETVQEQISWSYANLARAHSALEDGVKKYQRIHHIIRNRTYHGLLSGKIAMRSLYDDERLKMTAPQACYYCGAKDSLAVDHLIPRIRGGPDDADNLIWACRSCNSSKQGRDMLVWATSKGFFPSILLLRRYTKIVARYCDQNGYMSTPLCQLVDGDMPFDVRLLPTKFPPLEELMLWVPSEGEENPNNAFHSDGDSAALHPRR encoded by the coding sequence ATGGCGACACCAACACCAGAAACAGTTCAAGAGCAGATATCGTGGTCGTATGCGAACCTTGCGCGTGCGCACTCAGCCCTGGAGGATGGGGTCAAAAAATATCAACGGATACACCACATAATCCGCAACAGAACCTACCATGGGTTGCTGTCCGGAAAGATTGCCATGCGGTCGTTATATGACGATGAACGGCTGAAGATGACCGCGCCACAGGCGTGTTATTACTGCGGCGCGAAGGATAGTTTGGCGGTCGATCACCTCATACCGAGAATCCGTGGTGGGCCCGATGATGCGGATAACCTAATCTGGGCTTGCCGCAGTTGTAATAGCTCAAAGCAGGGCCGAGACATGCTGGTGTGGGCAACATCCAAGGGTTTCTTCCCATCGATACTTCTTCTTCGGCGATACACCAAAATTGTCGCTCGATATTGCGATCAAAACGGGTATATGAGCACACCCCTTTGTCAGCTTGTAGATGGGGATATGCCTTTCGATGTGCGACTACTACCGACCAAGTTCCCTCCCCTGGAAGAGCTCATGCTTTGGGTGCCGTCAGAGGGAGAAGAAAATCCTAACAATGCCTTCCACTCGGACGGGGATTCCGCTGCGCTACATCCCCGCCGGTGA
- the istB gene encoding IS21-like element helper ATPase IstB, with the protein MQSEKEKAARLHRHLTELHLPTIRRCYQESAIAARRDNWEYESYLLELAEREREERRNARTARLLKDSKLPLEKNLKAFDRKRLPRKVDTQLTQLLKATFLDHKENVLAFGNPGSGKTHLLCAVAQELIYQGRQIRFMPCNLLVQELLIAKRDLTLARVLKRYAKYEALIIDDIGYVQQSREEMEVLFTLLADRYERSSIMLTSNLPFSKWEQIFKDPMTTAAAIDRLVHHSVILELNMPSYRLEQSQKAQALTEPHQETL; encoded by the coding sequence ATGCAATCTGAGAAGGAGAAAGCAGCCCGCCTGCACCGCCACCTGACCGAACTGCACCTGCCCACCATCCGGCGCTGCTATCAGGAGAGCGCAATCGCAGCGCGCCGGGACAACTGGGAGTACGAGAGCTACCTGCTGGAGCTGGCCGAGCGCGAGCGCGAAGAGCGCCGTAACGCCAGGACCGCGCGCCTGCTCAAGGACTCGAAACTGCCGCTGGAGAAAAACCTCAAGGCGTTTGACCGCAAGCGATTGCCTCGTAAGGTCGATACACAGCTGACCCAGCTGCTCAAGGCGACGTTTCTCGATCATAAGGAAAACGTCCTGGCCTTCGGCAATCCCGGCAGCGGCAAGACCCATCTGCTGTGCGCGGTGGCCCAGGAGCTCATTTATCAGGGCCGGCAGATACGCTTTATGCCCTGTAACCTGCTGGTGCAGGAGCTTCTGATCGCCAAGAGGGATCTGACGCTGGCCCGCGTGCTCAAGCGCTACGCAAAATACGAGGCGCTGATCATCGACGACATCGGGTACGTGCAGCAAAGCCGCGAGGAGATGGAGGTCCTCTTCACCCTGCTGGCGGATCGCTATGAGCGTAGCAGCATCATGCTCACCAGCAATCTGCCCTTCTCAAAATGGGAGCAGATCTTCAAGGATCCCATGACCACAGCGGCGGCCATTGACCGACTCGTTCACCACAGCGTGATTCTGGAGCTCAATATGCCCAGCTACCGTTTGGAGCAATCACAAAAGGCGCAGGCCCTGACTGAGCCACACCAAGAGACCCTTTAG
- the istA gene encoding IS21 family transposase: MKTQTTGCVAAAKAGMDEKTARKYVKAGNLPSELKVEHTWRTRTDPFEAHWEDIREKLADNPGLEAKTLFEDLQRRFPGVFSDGQLRTLQRRVKRWRALEGPSKETFFPQLHRPGELAQSDYTHMGKLGITIAKQPFDHLIYHFVLTYSNWETGSICYSESFESLSEGLQAALWELGGVPQAHQTDRLTAAVHNALHQEEFTQRYQALLRHYNLSGRKTQAASPNENGDVEQSNYRLKRAVRQALLLRGSFDFESIEEYRRFLRELFTKLNRGRRERFLEEQRILRHLPQRRLESCTRLEVTVSRASTIRVSNNTYSVESRLIGESLQVELFADHLDLFYAQKRVDSMPRLRGRCRHLINYRHVIDQLQRKPGAFENYRYREEMFPGSCFRLAYDELKERHTQQVAAREYLKILALAAKESEVAVAAALDELCGHQPVTAQAVEELVHAQQIASPVTEIGVAAVDLLSYDRLLSGQQELAHAI, translated from the coding sequence ATGAAAACGCAAACCACAGGCTGCGTTGCCGCTGCCAAGGCCGGCATGGATGAAAAGACCGCCCGCAAGTACGTGAAGGCGGGCAACCTACCCAGCGAGCTCAAGGTTGAGCACACCTGGCGAACCAGAACGGACCCCTTTGAGGCCCATTGGGAGGACATTCGTGAGAAGCTTGCCGATAATCCGGGGCTGGAGGCCAAGACCCTCTTCGAGGATCTCCAGCGCCGCTTTCCCGGCGTCTTCTCAGACGGCCAGCTGCGCACCCTGCAGCGTCGCGTGAAGCGGTGGCGGGCCCTGGAAGGTCCCTCCAAGGAAACGTTCTTCCCTCAGCTGCACCGCCCCGGCGAGCTGGCCCAGTCCGATTACACGCACATGGGCAAGCTCGGCATCACCATCGCCAAACAGCCCTTCGACCACCTCATCTATCACTTCGTGCTCACCTACTCCAACTGGGAAACCGGCAGCATCTGCTACTCGGAGAGCTTCGAAAGCCTCAGCGAGGGGCTGCAGGCGGCGTTGTGGGAACTCGGCGGCGTGCCACAGGCTCATCAGACGGACCGGCTGACGGCGGCCGTGCACAACGCCCTGCACCAGGAAGAATTCACCCAACGCTATCAGGCTCTGCTCAGGCATTACAACCTGAGTGGTCGCAAGACGCAGGCCGCCAGCCCCAACGAGAACGGCGACGTGGAGCAGAGCAACTACCGTTTGAAGAGGGCGGTTCGCCAGGCCCTCCTTCTGCGCGGCAGCTTCGACTTCGAGAGCATCGAGGAGTACCGGCGCTTTTTGCGCGAGCTCTTCACCAAGCTCAACCGCGGTCGCCGCGAGCGTTTTCTGGAGGAGCAACGCATACTGCGCCACCTGCCACAAAGGCGGCTGGAGAGCTGTACGCGCCTTGAGGTCACGGTCAGTCGCGCAAGCACCATCCGGGTCAGCAACAACACCTATTCCGTCGAAAGCCGCCTGATCGGCGAGAGCCTACAAGTTGAGCTTTTTGCCGACCATCTCGATCTTTTCTACGCTCAGAAGCGCGTGGACTCGATGCCTCGCCTGCGCGGCAGGTGCCGGCATCTTATCAACTACCGCCACGTCATCGATCAGCTGCAGCGAAAGCCTGGAGCCTTCGAGAATTACCGCTACCGCGAGGAGATGTTTCCCGGCAGCTGTTTCCGGCTCGCCTATGACGAGCTCAAAGAGCGCCACACCCAGCAAGTGGCCGCTCGCGAGTACCTCAAGATACTGGCGCTGGCGGCCAAAGAGAGCGAAGTGGCGGTTGCTGCGGCCCTGGACGAGCTGTGCGGGCATCAACCCGTCACGGCACAGGCCGTGGAGGAGTTGGTGCACGCACAGCAGATTGCCTCGCCTGTGACCGAGATCGGAGTCGCCGCAGTCGACCTTCTCAGCTACGATCGCCTATTGTCCGGGCAGCAGGAGCTGGCCCATGCAATCTGA